In the genome of Sinorhizobium chiapasense, the window CCGTCTGGTCGACTTCAAGCGTCGCAAGTTCGACGTTGAAGGCACGGTCGAGCGTCTGGAATATGACCCGAACCGCACCGCCTTCATCGCGCTTGTCAACTATGCCGACGGCGAACAGGCCTACATCCTCGCTCCGCAGCGCCTTGCTGCCGGGGACAAGGTCATCGCTTCGGAGAAGGCCGTTGACGTCAAGCCCGGCAACACGATGCCGCTGCAGTTCATTCCGGTTGGTTCCATCATCCACAACGTGGAGATGAAGCCGGGCAAGGGCGGCCAGATGGCCCGCTCCGCCGGAACCTACGCGCAGCTCGTCGGCCGCGACCAGGGCATGGCGATCCTTCGCCTCAACTCGGGCGAGCAGCGCCTGGTGCACGGCTCTTGCCTTGCTTCGATTGGCGCTGTATCGAACCCCGATCACGGCAATATCAATGACGGCAAGGCTGGTCGTTCGCGCTGGCGCGGTAAGAAGCCGCACGTTCGCGGCGTCGTCATGAACCCGGTTGACCACCCGCACGGCGGTGGTGAAGGCCGCACCTCCGGTGGCCGTCACCCGGTTACCCCGTGGGGTAAGCCGACGAAGGGTAAGCGCACGCGCTCCAACAAGTCGACCGACAAGTTCATCATGCGCTCGCGTCACCAGAAGAAGAAGTAAGAGAGGAAGTCTCGAATGACTCGTTCAGTATGGAAAGGTCCGTTCGTTGACGGTTATCTTCTCAAGAAGGCTGAGAAGGTCCGGGAAGGCGGTCGTAACGAAGTGATCAAGATTTGGAGCCGGCGCTCCACGATCCTTCCGCAGTTTGTCGGCCTCACCTTCGGCGTCTACAACGGCAGCAAGCACGTCCCGGTCAGCGTCAACGAAGACATGG includes:
- the rplB gene encoding 50S ribosomal protein L2, whose protein sequence is MALKSFNPTTPSQRQLVIVDRSGLYKGKPVKALTEGLSSKGGRNNLGRITVRFQGGGHKRSYRLVDFKRRKFDVEGTVERLEYDPNRTAFIALVNYADGEQAYILAPQRLAAGDKVIASEKAVDVKPGNTMPLQFIPVGSIIHNVEMKPGKGGQMARSAGTYAQLVGRDQGMAILRLNSGEQRLVHGSCLASIGAVSNPDHGNINDGKAGRSRWRGKKPHVRGVVMNPVDHPHGGGEGRTSGGRHPVTPWGKPTKGKRTRSNKSTDKFIMRSRHQKKK
- the rpsS gene encoding 30S ribosomal protein S19, with product MTRSVWKGPFVDGYLLKKAEKVREGGRNEVIKIWSRRSTILPQFVGLTFGVYNGSKHVPVSVNEDMVGHKFGEFSPTRTYYGHGADKKAKRK